In a genomic window of Magnolia sinica isolate HGM2019 chromosome 14, MsV1, whole genome shotgun sequence:
- the LOC131224849 gene encoding phytyl ester synthase 1, chloroplastic, which yields MVFTVSFASGIPPSISKSDFKFRSRYRVRVRSELPGSSEVVSLDRAETVFIDRKGAVVKDSDAGRAVSEVSAPEGLKLLYEDGYRTSVIDYLDVSREIIKPDGGPPRWFCPVECGLPIKGSPLLLFLPGIDGVGLGLILHHKCLGKVFEVRCMHIPVYDRTPFEGLVEFVENTVRFEHAASPNKPIYLVGDSFGGCLALAIAARNPSIDLVLILSNPATSFGRSQLQPWLPVLEWLPNELHVTVPYLLSFVMGDPVKMGMASVESGLSPSETLDQLSKRLSSMLPRLSGLAEIIPKETLLWKLKLLKSAALYTNSRLHAVKAEVLVLASGKDNLLPSKDEAERLWNTLPNCKVRYFKDNGHTLLLEDGLRLLTVLKGTNMYRRSRRYDYVSDYLPPSITEFRETFDHEFLNLATSPVVLSTLKNGEIVRGLSGVPDEGPVLLVGYHMLMGIELGPIVEAFLREKNVMIRGIAHPMIFSKKVESSLQEVSRMDVIRIFGALPVSAINFYRLFSSKSFVLLYPGGAREALHRKGEEYKLFWPDQPEFVRMAARFGATIVPFGAVGEDDVAELVFDYNDQMSIPFMRDWIADINKGVTRLRTDMTGEVANQDLFLPGLLPKIPGRFYYLFGKPIETRGRVEALKDREKANEVYMQIKSEVEGIISYLKRKREEDPYRGILQRTIYQATWGSTDQVPTFDP from the exons ATGGTATTCACCGTGTCTTTTGCATCTGGAATCCCGCCTTCTATTTCAAAATCCGATTTCAAGTTTCGGAGTCGGTACCGGGTCCGGGTCCGGAGTGAATTACCCGGGAGCTCGGAAGTAGTGTCATTGGATCGGGCGGAGACGGTTTTTATCGATAGGAAAGGAGCTGTAGTGAAAGATTCTGATGCCGGTAGGGCGGTTTCGGAAGTCAGTGCTCCGGAAGGTTTGAAATTGTTGTATGAAGATGGATACAGGACTAGCGTGATTGATTATCTTGATGTATCGAGGGAGATCATTAAGCCAGATGGTGGGCCGCCTCGCTGGTTCTGCCCTGTCGAGTGCGGGTTGCCGATTAAGGGTTCGCCTCTGCTGTTGTTCTTGCCGG GGATTGATGGTGTTGGGTTGGGACTCATTTTGCATCACAAGTGTCTTGGGAA GGTTTTTGAAGTTAGGTGCATGCACATTCCTGTTTACGACCGCACACCATTTGAAG GACTGGTTGAATTCGTTGAAAACACGGTGAGATTTGAGCATGCTGCATCTCCAAATAAGCCAATTTATCTTGTTGGGGATTCCTTTGGGGGATGCCTGGCACTTGCTATTGCAGCTCGTAACCCCAGTATTGATCTAGTGTTAATATTATCAAATCCAG CGACGTCATTTGGAAGATCACAATTGCAGCCTTGGCTCCCTGTCTTGGAGTGGTTGCCTAACGAACTTCATGTTACTGTCCCTTATCTTCTCAGCTTCGTTATGG GTGATCCTGTGAAAATGGGAATGGCCAGTGTTGAAAGTGGGCTTTCTCCTTCAGAAACACTTGATCAATTGTCAAAACGCCTCTCTTCTATGTTACCACGTCTTTCA GGTTTGGCAGAAATTATACCCAAGGAGACTCTTCTGTGGAAACTCAAGCTGCTTAAATCCGCTGCCTTATATACTAACTCACGGCTCCATGCTGTCAAAGCTGAAGTACTAGTGCTAGCGAG TGGCAAGGATAACTTGTTGCCTAGTAAAGACGAAGCTGAACGGCTTTGGAATACATTACCAAATTGCAAAGTTCGCTACTTCAAAGACAATGGTCACACTCTGCTTTTG GAAGATGGTCTCCGCTTGCTGACTGTTCTTAAAGGTACAAATATGTACCGGCGTTCAAGACGATATGACTATGTATCAGATTACCTTCCACCTAGTATCACGGAATTCAGAGAAACATTCGACCACGA ATTTCTCAACCTAGCTACTAGTCCAGTGGTGCTTTCAActctgaaaaatggagagatagTGAGAGGTCTTTCTGGGGTACCTGATGAAGGTCCTGTTCTACTGGTCGGTTATCACATGTTAATGGGAATCGAATTGGGCCCGATTGTGGAGGCATTCTTGAGGGAGAAGAATGTTATGATTCGTGGCATTGCACACCCAATGATTTTTTCGAAGAAGGTTGAAAGTTCATTGCAAGAGGTCTCACGGATGGATGTAATAAGAATATTTGGTGCACTTCCTGTCTCAGCAATCAACTTCTATAGGTTGTTTTCGTCAAAATCATTTGTTCTTCTATATCCTGGAGGTGCACGTGAGGCCCTTCATCGAAAG GGCGAAGAGTATAAGCTGTTTTGGCCAGATCAGCCTGAATTTGTAAGAATGGCAGCTCGATTTGGGGCCACAATCGTACCGTTTGGAGCTGTTGGAGAAGATGATGTAGCAGAA TTGGTTTTTGATTACAATGATCAAATGAGCATTCCCTTCATGAGAGATTGGATAGCTGATATAAATAAAGGTGTTACAAGATTGAG GACTGATATGACTGGGGAGGTTGCAAATCAGGACCTTTTCCTTCCTGGTCTTTTGCCAAAGATACCTGGtcgattttattatttatttgggAAACCTATTGAAACAAGGGGTAGGGTGGAGGCATTGAAAGATAGAGAAAAGGCAAATGAAGTATATATGCAGATAAAGTCCGAGGTTGAAGGCATAATTTCCTACctgaaaaggaagagagaggaagaccCCTACCGGGGTATCTTACAAAGGACTATTTACCAAGCTACATGGGGTTCAACGGATCAAGTTCCGACTTTTGATCCATGA